The nucleotide sequence CGAACACCCGGTCGTCCTCGGCCACGCCTCGCGCGGCCTCGACGATGTAGGCATAGCCCGAGCAACCCGTCGTCTTGACGCCCACCCGCAGACCCACGGCCCCTTCGTGCCCGCTGAGGACGCGTTTGACGTGCGCCGCGGCGCGTTCGGTCATCGTGATCTCCATCGTTACTTCTCCTGCTTGTAAACGTTCCGGCCTGTCAACGTTCTATCTCAATGGCTCTAGCTCATTCCGGCGCCGGCCCCGGTCGCCCGCGGCGGCTGGAAGCGAATGACCCGCGCGTCCTGGCGCGCCGAGACCGACCGCACGCTCTGCGTCGCCACCAGCTCGCCGAGGGTGATGTCGCTCAGGAACTCCTCGATGCGCCGGCTCAGGTCTTCCCAGAGGTCGTGCGTCAAACAGCGCTCGCTGCCCTGGCAGTTCTTCAAGCCCTTGCAGCGGGTCGCGTCCACGCCTTCATCCACCGAGTGGATCACCTCCGCGATCGAGATCGCCTCCGCCACGCGCCCGAG is from Pseudomonadota bacterium and encodes:
- a CDS encoding iron-sulfur cluster assembly accessory protein; translation: MEITMTERAAAHVKRVLSGHEGAVGLRVGVKTTGCSGYAYIVEAARGVAEDDRVFESNGIKVVVSEKSLTFLAGTEMDYVREGLNAGFKFHNPNVKATCGCGESFNVG
- a CDS encoding Fe-S cluster assembly transcription factor, with the protein product MRLTTRGRYAVTAMLDLAVHHEQGPIALADIAGRQGISLAYLEQLFARLRKHGLVQSARGPGGGYRLGRVAEAISIAEVIHSVDEGVDATRCKGLKNCQGSERCLTHDLWEDLSRRIEEFLSDITLGELVATQSVRSVSARQDARVIRFQPPRATGAGAGMS